In Desulfobacterales bacterium, one DNA window encodes the following:
- the ispD gene encoding 2-C-methyl-D-erythritol 4-phosphate cytidylyltransferase codes for MVSAIIVAAGQGVRMGDSIPKQYLRLGDHPILAYSLMAFSLCSSIYKLYLVVPEPDIDYCRHKVVLPLKLSIDIQLVPGGSQRQLSVYNGLRKIEDKEGIVVIHDGVRPFVKPDYIQMCIQGAREIGACILAVPVADTLKKVNGSGLICSTIERKGVWQAQTPQAFAYDLLTRAHEKARVDGFIASDDALLVERLGNKVKIVTGNRNNLKITTPEDLQIAQAMLALLK; via the coding sequence ATGGTTTCTGCAATCATTGTTGCGGCCGGTCAAGGCGTCCGCATGGGAGATTCCATTCCCAAACAGTATCTCAGGCTGGGGGATCATCCGATTCTGGCCTATTCCTTGATGGCATTCAGTCTTTGCAGTTCTATTTACAAGCTTTATCTGGTTGTTCCGGAGCCGGATATTGATTATTGTCGCCATAAAGTTGTACTGCCGCTAAAACTTAGCATTGACATTCAACTGGTGCCGGGCGGATCCCAACGTCAGCTTTCGGTTTATAACGGACTCCGCAAAATCGAGGACAAAGAAGGTATCGTGGTGATTCACGATGGTGTCCGGCCCTTTGTGAAGCCCGATTACATACAAATGTGCATACAAGGCGCAAGGGAAATAGGCGCTTGTATCTTAGCTGTTCCCGTTGCGGATACTTTAAAAAAAGTAAATGGATCCGGTTTAATCTGCAGCACCATTGAAAGGAAAGGGGTATGGCAGGCGCAGACACCCCAGGCTTTCGCGTATGATTTACTAACCCGGGCACATGAAAAAGCAAGGGTTGATGGTTTTATCGCATCCGACGATGCATTACTGGTGGAACGTTTGGGTAATAAGGTGAAGATTGTGACGGGGAACAGGAATAACCTTAAAATCACCACCCCCGAGGATCTGCAAATCGCCCAGGCGATGCTTGCGCTATTAAAATAA
- a CDS encoding HPr family phosphocarrier protein: MKVQKSFCDYSFTEKVRHFSYDYLRSCNYIASFDVSRYVFTKKLYSRLISSSQLLEDFLDFHGAKNNKNWYFYREMTAAVRHLSLGCYSQKHISNRLASYGLDDVEDFKSHGYATLDFLAGCLIQIAPVILEEALRLQIPFPQESFEPADFPGIATSEMLDFDINDEAPDQHKKEIVKIASELLGITANFEQLGFYEPYDFSEILTIVPQKINEVEIRRFEMLVHNLQSSFDTYVIHGGYRYGDRKLKQLRGYISVIFHLLQMTGRLLHFYERHLHEAGYKDTYKKVQERLAALINPEILLDRTINYGLYYICHFLTSGKELAREILNENIERSAITVKVPVKLGFHSRPSLMVAKIVQHFGGQVELIVRGDRFDASSVLDIQWAGGKILKENLSEVVFEGDTRALKDIAILAGVNYGEDTMGKGVPLPNELKYLR; the protein is encoded by the coding sequence ATGAAGGTTCAAAAATCATTTTGTGATTATTCCTTTACTGAAAAGGTAAGACATTTCTCTTACGATTATTTAAGATCCTGTAATTACATTGCAAGCTTTGATGTGTCCCGCTATGTTTTTACAAAAAAACTCTATTCTAGGCTGATTTCCAGCTCGCAGCTGTTGGAAGATTTCCTCGATTTTCACGGAGCCAAAAACAATAAGAACTGGTATTTTTACCGGGAGATGACGGCCGCCGTCAGACACCTGAGCTTGGGGTGCTATTCACAAAAACATATTTCAAATCGACTCGCCTCTTATGGACTTGATGATGTTGAGGATTTTAAATCCCATGGGTATGCGACGCTTGATTTTCTGGCCGGATGTCTTATTCAAATAGCGCCGGTTATTTTGGAAGAAGCCCTTCGGCTGCAGATACCGTTTCCCCAGGAGAGTTTCGAGCCGGCGGATTTCCCCGGAATTGCCACCAGCGAAATGCTTGATTTCGATATCAATGATGAGGCGCCGGATCAGCATAAGAAAGAAATCGTTAAAATTGCCAGTGAGTTGCTGGGTATTACTGCAAATTTTGAACAATTAGGATTTTACGAACCCTATGATTTTTCCGAAATCCTGACCATTGTTCCTCAAAAAATAAACGAAGTTGAAATCAGGCGGTTTGAGATGCTGGTGCACAACCTGCAGTCTTCATTTGATACGTATGTTATCCATGGGGGGTATCGCTACGGAGATAGAAAACTGAAGCAGCTTCGTGGATATATTTCGGTAATATTTCACCTTTTACAAATGACCGGCCGACTTCTTCACTTTTATGAGCGCCACCTGCATGAGGCCGGTTATAAGGACACTTATAAAAAGGTACAGGAACGCTTAGCGGCCCTGATAAATCCGGAGATTCTGCTTGATCGGACGATTAATTACGGACTTTACTATATATGCCACTTTCTGACAAGCGGCAAAGAACTGGCCCGTGAGATATTAAATGAAAATATCGAGAGATCCGCCATTACGGTTAAAGTTCCTGTTAAGCTCGGCTTTCACAGCCGCCCGAGCCTGATGGTTGCCAAAATTGTCCAACATTTCGGCGGACAGGTTGAATTGATTGTAAGGGGAGACCGGTTTGACGCCAGCAGTGTCTTAGACATCCAATGGGCCGGCGGTAAAATTCTAAAGGAAAATCTTTCCGAAGTTGTTTTTGAGGGCGACACCCGTGCCTTAAAAGATATTGCAATCCTTGCCGGCGTAAATTACGGAGAGGATACGATGGGCAAAGGCGTACCCCTTCCGAATGAATTGAAATATCTGCGATAA
- a CDS encoding C4-type zinc ribbon domain-containing protein, whose amino-acid sequence MTEKLKTLVDLQRVESEVASIKSKLNNVANSIEGLDARVLDREKGYQEIQTQLDVLQKQYRLLESDIQMTQTRAKKSREKLGSVKNNKEYQSILKEIEDMQLKNSIVEDQMIAILEKIETIEQAIHTKKSEIEIIKAQVDIEKKTIQQDMIRNQQILARLETDIENISRRVEPELLKKYRLVKGQTRGVAIAAVQNGVCQGCNLNIPSQMYNELQRYDTLTMCPHCQRMIYWSETE is encoded by the coding sequence ATGACGGAAAAGCTAAAAACCTTGGTAGATTTGCAGCGAGTTGAATCAGAGGTTGCATCTATAAAATCAAAATTAAATAATGTTGCCAACTCTATTGAGGGGCTCGACGCCAGAGTCCTTGATAGAGAAAAGGGGTATCAGGAAATCCAAACTCAGTTGGATGTACTTCAGAAACAATATCGCCTGCTTGAATCGGATATTCAGATGACTCAAACACGGGCAAAGAAAAGCCGGGAAAAGCTGGGATCCGTAAAGAACAATAAGGAATATCAGTCTATTCTTAAAGAAATTGAAGATATGCAGCTAAAGAATTCTATTGTTGAAGATCAAATGATCGCTATTCTGGAAAAGATTGAAACAATTGAGCAGGCGATTCATACAAAAAAATCCGAAATAGAAATAATAAAAGCTCAGGTTGATATCGAGAAAAAAACGATACAGCAGGACATGATCCGGAACCAACAGATACTTGCCCGGCTTGAAACGGACATCGAGAACATTTCCCGACGGGTTGAACCGGAATTGCTAAAAAAATACAGATTGGTAAAAGGTCAAACCCGGGGTGTTGCAATTGCGGCGGTTCAAAACGGGGTCTGCCAGGGGTGCAATTTGAATATTCCCTCTCAGATGTATAATGAACTCCAGCGATATGATACGCTGACCATGTGCCCTCATTGCCAACGAATGATTTATTGGTCGGAAACTGAATAA
- a CDS encoding Nif3-like dinuclear metal center hexameric protein translates to MDLQVKDIVAMMETIAPANMAEAWDNVGLQVGERKWPVKSIWIALDPTPDVVTQACKKGADLLITHHPLIFKPLKSIDTGTPIGKIIEMAMHHQMAIFAAHTNLDSAAKGLNEQFAVRIGLKNLKVLHKQIRDDFVKLVFFIPLNDEKKVLSALFETQAGRIGDYTSCSFRVQGKGTFKPGPSANPFSGKRGEISHVEEIRIETVLQRDDIHAVLEHIKACHSYETMAYDIYPLHMNEINQGIGRIGDLEKTMKLFALAEKIKQILEIESVRIVGRPKYNVKRVAVSTGSGSGLIDSFLLSGADVFISGDLRYHDARAVEAAGLALIDIGHFASERIVIDMLAERLREILNKNRLGVKLHKSKIEKDPFVLL, encoded by the coding sequence ATGGATCTACAGGTAAAAGACATCGTTGCCATGATGGAAACAATAGCGCCCGCCAACATGGCGGAAGCGTGGGACAATGTGGGGTTACAGGTTGGCGAAAGGAAATGGCCGGTTAAAAGTATCTGGATCGCTCTCGATCCCACCCCTGATGTTGTAACCCAGGCGTGTAAAAAAGGGGCCGACCTTTTGATTACCCATCATCCCTTGATATTCAAGCCGCTGAAATCAATTGATACGGGTACGCCCATCGGCAAAATCATTGAAATGGCGATGCACCATCAAATGGCTATATTTGCGGCCCATACCAATCTTGATAGCGCTGCCAAGGGGTTAAACGAACAATTTGCTGTTCGGATCGGTCTGAAAAATCTCAAAGTGCTCCACAAACAGATTCGAGATGATTTCGTCAAACTGGTTTTTTTTATTCCCCTGAATGATGAGAAAAAAGTCCTGTCGGCACTTTTTGAAACACAGGCAGGCCGAATCGGTGACTACACCAGCTGTTCATTCAGGGTGCAGGGCAAAGGGACTTTCAAACCAGGGCCCTCGGCCAACCCTTTTTCAGGTAAAAGGGGAGAAATTTCCCATGTGGAGGAAATTCGAATTGAAACGGTGTTGCAACGGGACGACATCCATGCTGTTTTAGAACATATTAAGGCTTGCCATTCATATGAAACGATGGCGTATGATATCTATCCGCTCCATATGAATGAAATCAACCAGGGGATAGGAAGAATCGGTGATCTGGAAAAAACCATGAAGCTGTTCGCCCTTGCTGAAAAGATTAAGCAGATACTCGAAATTGAATCCGTCAGAATTGTGGGGCGACCCAAATATAATGTTAAACGTGTGGCGGTGTCCACCGGAAGTGGTTCCGGACTTATAGACAGTTTCTTGTTGTCCGGGGCGGATGTTTTTATCAGCGGAGACCTGCGCTATCATGATGCCAGGGCGGTTGAAGCTGCCGGACTTGCTTTAATCGATATCGGACATTTTGCTTCAGAGCGGATTGTTATCGATATGCTTGCCGAGCGGCTCCGAGAAATTTTAAACAAAAATCGATTGGGTGTTAAATTACATAAATCTAAGATTGAAAAAGACCCCTTTGTCCTTTTATAG
- the rpoD gene encoding RNA polymerase sigma factor RpoD, giving the protein MVKKSAAKRKSTKKTTQKVAAKKTAKRRTTAQKVTDKGKAKKAASPKKDAKIATKAAARKKSAPKRNKASVPPIRPVTTESVEQPQKEKKTSKQALKELISRGKQQGYLTYDEINETLPDDLLSSDQLDETLMIFDDLDIEILSEEKNKIEASTEKIKSTEIIKDETITPDFGTVTDPVKMYLREMGLVTLLSREGEVEIAKKIEAGEQEVLKALLDTTTGLECILDLGDKIEAGALRPKHVLRDVDEGDTFVDEVLLIEKFLNTLRSMKEIDQENRSLREKIFFAKIDPEKLRRIRRSITRRNGKIFLLLKDWRLEGGVIDEIEKLIRDQIDWFDSINKMFLMCADSVNSNVGELREQLRTKTNFMKWVKERCDLDRTGMALLYSGLKKMQGQIAEKELAIKAKNRTLKRIMANVEEGRARAKIAKSELIKANLRLVVSIAKKYTNRGLQFLDLIQEGNIGLMKAVDKFEYRRGYKFSTYATWWIRQAITRAIADQARTIRIPVHMIETINKLIRTSRYLVQELGREPSPEEIADKMEIPLEKVRKVLKIAREPISLETPIGEEEDSHLGDFIEDKKFVLPSDAAVSLNLAEQTRKVLATLTPREEKVLRMRFGIGEKADHTLEEVGQDFAVTRERIRQIEAKALRKLRHPTRSRKLKSFIET; this is encoded by the coding sequence ATGGTAAAAAAATCCGCAGCAAAACGGAAAAGCACTAAGAAAACAACTCAAAAGGTAGCGGCAAAAAAAACGGCAAAGCGGCGCACAACCGCCCAGAAAGTTACCGACAAAGGTAAAGCAAAAAAAGCCGCTTCCCCAAAAAAGGATGCCAAAATAGCAACAAAGGCCGCCGCCCGAAAGAAATCTGCACCTAAACGGAACAAGGCTTCGGTACCTCCCATCAGGCCGGTTACCACCGAATCCGTCGAACAGCCGCAAAAGGAGAAAAAAACCAGCAAACAAGCATTAAAGGAGTTGATTTCAAGGGGTAAACAGCAGGGATATCTCACCTATGATGAAATCAATGAAACCCTTCCGGATGATTTGCTTTCCTCGGACCAATTAGATGAAACGCTGATGATATTCGATGACCTTGATATAGAAATTTTATCTGAGGAAAAAAACAAGATTGAGGCCAGCACAGAGAAGATTAAGTCTACTGAAATTATCAAAGATGAAACCATCACGCCTGATTTCGGGACCGTTACCGACCCCGTAAAAATGTATTTGCGTGAAATGGGACTGGTCACGCTATTGAGCAGAGAGGGCGAAGTTGAGATAGCGAAAAAGATTGAAGCGGGTGAGCAGGAAGTGTTGAAAGCATTGCTTGATACAACTACCGGGTTGGAATGTATCCTTGATCTCGGTGATAAAATTGAAGCCGGGGCTCTTCGTCCAAAGCATGTATTAAGAGATGTGGATGAAGGCGATACTTTTGTGGATGAAGTGCTATTGATTGAAAAGTTTCTGAATACCCTTCGATCCATGAAAGAGATCGACCAGGAAAACAGATCCCTACGGGAAAAAATATTTTTCGCAAAAATCGATCCGGAAAAGTTGCGCAGAATCCGAAGAAGCATCACCCGGCGTAACGGCAAAATATTCCTTCTACTCAAAGATTGGCGGCTTGAAGGAGGGGTGATTGATGAGATCGAAAAATTGATTAGAGATCAGATAGACTGGTTTGATTCGATCAATAAGATGTTTTTGATGTGTGCGGATTCAGTCAACTCAAACGTAGGGGAACTGCGTGAGCAGCTACGGACCAAAACAAACTTTATGAAATGGGTGAAGGAACGCTGTGACCTGGATAGGACGGGTATGGCCTTGCTATATTCCGGGCTGAAAAAGATGCAGGGGCAGATAGCTGAAAAGGAACTGGCTATAAAAGCCAAGAACCGGACACTTAAAAGAATTATGGCCAATGTTGAGGAGGGGCGCGCACGAGCCAAGATAGCCAAAAGTGAATTGATTAAAGCGAATCTGCGGCTTGTTGTCAGCATCGCCAAAAAATATACCAACAGGGGCCTACAGTTTTTGGACTTGATTCAGGAAGGGAATATCGGTTTGATGAAAGCGGTCGATAAATTTGAGTACCGCCGGGGCTATAAATTCAGCACCTATGCGACCTGGTGGATTCGACAGGCCATTACGCGGGCGATAGCAGATCAGGCGCGTACCATTCGGATACCGGTTCATATGATTGAAACGATTAATAAACTCATCCGCACATCCAGATATCTGGTGCAAGAACTCGGCCGGGAACCTTCTCCCGAGGAGATAGCGGATAAGATGGAAATTCCCCTGGAGAAGGTCCGAAAGGTTCTTAAAATTGCCAGAGAACCTATTTCCCTTGAAACGCCCATTGGTGAGGAGGAAGACAGTCACCTGGGCGACTTTATTGAAGACAAAAAGTTTGTATTACCCTCAGATGCTGCCGTAAGCCTCAATCTGGCCGAGCAGACCCGCAAGGTTTTGGCGACGCTGACACCGCGTGAAGAAAAGGTCTTGAGAATGCGATTCGGAATTGGTGAAAAGGCGGATCATACCCTCGAAGAAGTCGGGCAGGATTTTGCAGTGACACGGGAACGAATCCGCCAGATAGAGGCGAAGGCTTTAAGAAAATTAAGACATCCGACGCGAAGCCGAAAACTGAAAAGCTTTATTGAAACCTGA
- the dnaG gene encoding DNA primase, producing MAIFIPEDKLSEIKNAADIVDIISEEVVLKKTGRNFLGLCPFHSEKTPSFSVSPDKQIFYCFGCATGGNVFSFLMKQHGLSFPEAAKNLAQRYGIEISTQTLSPEQKRRLNERDAILSANRAATEYFQKTLNDHPEAKKARSYLNKRRISQEIIERFRLGYAPTSWEGLVGLFSKKRIPQAVTVKTGLIIPRKNKNGYYDRFRGRIMFPIFDMSAQVIALGGRVMDDSMPKYMNSPETPVYSKGRSLYGIHLARNQCREANSVYIVEGYFDLLALHQHGIQNTVATLGTALTPEHVRILKGFVGTEGRVVLVYDSDEAGLKAALRSIEIFDKGYVNAQILVLPAGHDPDSYIFESGVEGFVAAAARAKGILSFLIDSAVAKHDLTIDGKLRIIAELQRPLAAIQDSVDRSLYVKELAERIGIDEGAILEKIKDKTEPDKIKKSSEHSFNKEMVSAQAPSKRIEQRVIAMMLQFPSILPEIRARDLIERFDDDILKSIGRTILELSGHHKVQASEMISLIDKKENESIIASLAMEDIGWGQEGALKLIHQFEAGKSRRGQGVIDKQIKAAEAEGDVGRVNQLLKKKHIVAKKLVK from the coding sequence TTGGCAATTTTTATCCCTGAAGATAAGCTTTCAGAAATAAAAAACGCAGCTGATATCGTTGATATTATTTCGGAAGAGGTGGTTTTAAAAAAAACGGGAAGAAATTTTTTGGGTTTATGCCCGTTTCATTCCGAGAAAACCCCTTCCTTTAGCGTCAGCCCGGACAAACAAATCTTCTACTGTTTTGGATGTGCTACGGGTGGAAATGTGTTCAGCTTTTTAATGAAACAGCATGGACTTTCCTTTCCGGAAGCAGCCAAAAATCTGGCGCAGCGCTACGGTATCGAGATATCAACCCAAACCCTGTCACCTGAACAAAAAAGAAGGTTAAATGAAAGGGACGCTATTTTATCTGCCAACAGAGCGGCGACGGAATATTTCCAAAAAACCCTGAACGATCATCCCGAAGCGAAAAAGGCTCGATCCTACCTGAATAAACGCCGGATATCCCAAGAGATTATTGAACGATTTCGTTTGGGGTATGCCCCAACGAGTTGGGAGGGGCTTGTCGGCCTATTTTCCAAAAAACGAATTCCACAAGCAGTAACCGTAAAAACCGGCCTCATCATTCCCAGAAAAAATAAAAACGGCTATTATGACCGTTTCAGGGGCCGGATTATGTTTCCGATTTTTGATATGAGCGCCCAAGTGATTGCCCTTGGCGGCCGCGTTATGGATGATTCCATGCCGAAATACATGAATTCGCCTGAAACACCTGTATATAGCAAAGGGCGATCGCTTTACGGTATTCACCTGGCCAGAAATCAATGTCGTGAAGCGAATTCGGTCTACATTGTGGAGGGTTATTTTGACTTATTGGCCTTGCATCAGCATGGCATCCAAAATACCGTTGCAACGCTTGGAACCGCCTTAACACCAGAGCATGTTCGCATTCTCAAAGGGTTTGTCGGAACAGAGGGAAGGGTCGTGCTGGTATATGATTCTGATGAGGCGGGTTTAAAGGCCGCTCTGCGAAGCATCGAAATATTTGACAAGGGCTATGTGAATGCGCAAATTCTTGTACTGCCTGCCGGCCACGATCCGGATAGTTATATTTTTGAATCAGGGGTAGAAGGCTTTGTTGCGGCTGCTGCCAGGGCAAAGGGTATATTGTCCTTTTTAATTGATTCGGCAGTCGCTAAACATGACCTGACGATCGACGGAAAGCTACGTATTATTGCAGAGCTACAAAGGCCCCTGGCAGCCATTCAGGACAGCGTCGATCGGTCTTTGTACGTCAAGGAACTTGCCGAGAGAATCGGTATTGATGAAGGGGCGATTCTGGAAAAAATAAAGGACAAAACCGAACCCGATAAAATTAAAAAAAGTTCGGAACATTCTTTTAACAAAGAGATGGTTTCGGCTCAAGCCCCATCAAAAAGAATCGAACAACGCGTCATTGCAATGATGCTTCAATTTCCGTCGATTCTGCCGGAGATTCGCGCGCGGGATCTGATTGAACGTTTCGATGATGATATTTTAAAATCGATAGGACGTACTATTTTAGAACTAAGCGGGCATCATAAAGTACAAGCATCTGAAATGATATCTTTAATTGATAAAAAGGAAAATGAATCCATCATCGCTTCGCTCGCAATGGAGGACATCGGCTGGGGTCAGGAGGGGGCTTTAAAGCTGATCCATCAGTTTGAAGCCGGCAAAAGTAGGCGGGGCCAGGGCGTGATTGACAAACAAATAAAGGCGGCTGAGGCTGAAGGAGACGTCGGACGGGTGAATCAGTTGCTGAAGAAAAAACACATTGTCGCAAAAAAATTAGTTAAATAA